The following are from one region of the Qipengyuania flava genome:
- a CDS encoding NmrA family NAD(P)-binding protein produces MTTQTAQEPITLVIGGTGKTGKRVADGLIAKGQAVRIGSRSSFPAFDWDDEAGWDAALDGVSNIYITYSPDLAMPGAKDAISALVLHARQKGVQRLVLLSGRGEQEAQDCERIVAESGLEWTVVRASWFNQNFSEGAFIDMVLGGAITLPAGDTAEPFVDVDDIADVAVAALSEDRHNGEIYEVTGPRLMTMADIAADLSAATGRDIAFVDVPHEAFIEGLTQSGAPKDVVWMLDYLFSTVLDGRNAHLTNGVERALGRSPKDFAEYARDVATTGAWRVAA; encoded by the coding sequence ATGACCACCCAGACCGCACAGGAGCCGATCACCCTGGTGATCGGTGGGACCGGCAAGACCGGCAAGAGAGTTGCTGATGGACTGATCGCGAAGGGACAGGCGGTTCGCATCGGATCGCGTTCGTCCTTCCCGGCGTTCGACTGGGACGATGAGGCGGGATGGGATGCGGCGCTCGATGGCGTCTCGAACATCTACATCACCTACTCCCCCGACCTCGCCATGCCGGGCGCCAAGGATGCGATCAGCGCGCTGGTCTTGCATGCCAGGCAGAAGGGCGTGCAGCGCCTCGTGCTGCTGTCGGGTCGCGGCGAGCAGGAAGCGCAGGATTGCGAGCGGATCGTGGCAGAGAGTGGCCTTGAATGGACGGTCGTGCGCGCCAGCTGGTTCAATCAGAACTTCTCCGAAGGCGCCTTCATCGACATGGTGCTCGGCGGAGCGATCACCCTGCCCGCAGGTGATACGGCCGAACCCTTCGTCGATGTTGACGACATTGCCGATGTGGCTGTCGCGGCGCTCAGCGAGGATCGGCACAATGGCGAGATCTACGAAGTCACCGGCCCGCGTCTTATGACCATGGCCGATATCGCGGCGGACCTCTCCGCTGCCACGGGGCGCGACATTGCCTTTGTCGATGTTCCCCACGAAGCCTTCATCGAAGGACTCACCCAGTCCGGCGCGCCGAAGGATGTCGTGTGGATGCTCGACTATCTGTTCTCGACGGTGCTCGACGGGCGCAACGCGCACCTGACCAACGGCGTAGAGCGCGCGCTTGGCCGGTCGCCGAAAGACTTCGCCGAGTATGCCCGCGATGTCGCCACCACCGGCGCGTGGAGGGTGGCGGCATGA
- a CDS encoding AraC family transcriptional regulator — MSEITSLYVHKVLSHVGGGVETRDLLEQVGVPPDDPIDPKLMVAADRFYDFFALVAERDPDGLTLPLRIGATMKSDEYGAFGLAWKSAPDLRGSFTRSARYGHVLGNAETYSLEQGSEGWFFSLDKAGSAGTGMLLSNEASMSSVMTICQEVASQPFQQLGVYFKHGARGDPAAYERHFGCPVHFNSGRDALLVSEASLNVPNKLGDETIARFFDQHLEAELARNAEPESLDKRVRLAIAKMLSEGVPTLSTVAGSLGMSARTLQRRLSDQGKSFQQLVDQARRELSQQLLRETNYSLAEIAFLTGFAEQSGFTRAFKRWAGETPRSYRLGAQPAG, encoded by the coding sequence ATGAGCGAAATCACATCGCTGTATGTACACAAGGTGCTCTCCCACGTGGGGGGAGGCGTCGAAACGCGCGACCTGCTGGAGCAAGTGGGCGTTCCGCCCGATGACCCGATCGATCCCAAGCTCATGGTCGCAGCCGACCGATTCTACGATTTTTTCGCCTTGGTGGCGGAGCGCGACCCCGACGGCTTGACCTTGCCGCTGCGCATCGGTGCGACGATGAAGAGCGACGAGTATGGCGCTTTCGGGCTTGCGTGGAAATCGGCGCCCGACCTGCGCGGTTCCTTCACCCGGTCGGCGCGCTACGGCCATGTGCTCGGCAACGCGGAGACCTACAGCCTCGAACAGGGCAGCGAAGGCTGGTTCTTCAGCCTGGACAAGGCGGGCAGTGCGGGAACGGGCATGCTCCTGTCGAACGAGGCCAGCATGTCCTCGGTGATGACCATTTGCCAGGAGGTCGCCTCCCAGCCGTTCCAGCAGCTCGGCGTCTACTTCAAACACGGCGCGCGCGGCGATCCGGCTGCCTATGAGAGGCATTTCGGCTGCCCAGTGCATTTCAACTCCGGACGCGATGCTCTGCTGGTCAGCGAGGCGAGCCTCAATGTGCCGAACAAGCTGGGTGACGAGACGATCGCCCGGTTCTTCGACCAGCATCTCGAAGCCGAACTTGCGAGGAACGCCGAGCCGGAAAGCCTCGACAAGCGGGTGCGCCTCGCGATTGCAAAGATGCTGAGCGAAGGCGTACCGACACTGTCCACCGTTGCAGGCTCGCTCGGTATGAGCGCGCGGACCTTGCAGCGCAGGCTGTCCGACCAGGGCAAGTCTTTCCAGCAGTTGGTCGACCAGGCGCGCAGGGAGCTTTCCCAGCAGCTTCTTCGCGAAACGAACTACAGCCTAGCCGAGATCGCCTTCCTCACAGGCTTTGCCGAACAAAGCGGCTTTACCCGGGCGTTCAAGCGCTGGGCGGGCGAGACCCCGCGTTCCTACCGATTGGGGGCGCAGCCGGCAGGTTGA